Below is a window of Desulfobacterales bacterium DNA.
CTTCATGGAATGAATTTCTCGATATGATTAAAAAGGGAGAACTTGATGTAATGCTGGTAGTCCTTATCAAGTAGTGGCCAGTGTTGTCGCTATTTTCAAATTGTAATGATGAATAAAATTCCAGATTGCTCCTATATGGTTTTCGATCTTTTTGGAAAATGATAGCGTTTTTCGTACTAAA
It encodes the following:
- a CDS encoding IS1 family transposase, translated to LVRKTLSFSKKIENHIGAIWNFIHHYNLKIATTLATT